In a genomic window of Streptomyces sp. NBC_01231:
- a CDS encoding cytochrome P450 — MTEALDGAVVPPVSDADPFAHEVLLDPEPLHHALREAGPVVYLSRYDVHALARYEQVHAALVDWQHFESGSGVGLANFRHEKPWRPPSLLLEADPPRHDAPRRILREILAPPALRRLSASWAVAAAELVDQVLADGNEFDAFTALAEAFPLRAFPDAVGLGPHGRENLLPYGNMAFNAFGPRNDLVAADAHRVAELSVWVNAQCEREALSEDGFGARIWAAADRGELTHEQAPLVVRSLLTAGVDTTVHGLAACLYACATHPEEWQRLREQPALARAAFDEAVRWQSPVQTFFRTATTDVTIAGTVIPEGTKILMFLGAANRDPDRWTSPDRFDLTCDPSGHVGFGMGLHQCIGQHVARLEAEALLTALARRVERIELTGTPHRHPNNTLRSWASLPLRVRPTA, encoded by the coding sequence ATGACCGAGGCACTGGACGGTGCCGTCGTGCCGCCCGTCAGTGACGCCGACCCGTTCGCCCACGAGGTCCTGCTGGACCCCGAACCGCTGCACCACGCCCTGCGCGAGGCCGGTCCGGTCGTGTACCTCTCGCGCTACGACGTCCACGCGCTGGCCCGCTACGAGCAGGTGCACGCCGCCCTGGTGGACTGGCAGCACTTCGAGTCCGGCTCGGGCGTCGGCCTGGCCAACTTCCGGCACGAGAAGCCGTGGCGTCCGCCGAGCCTGCTGCTGGAGGCCGACCCGCCCCGCCACGACGCCCCGCGCCGGATCCTGCGCGAGATCCTCGCCCCGCCCGCCCTGCGTCGCCTGAGCGCGTCGTGGGCCGTGGCGGCCGCGGAACTCGTCGACCAAGTCCTCGCCGACGGGAACGAGTTCGACGCCTTCACCGCGCTGGCGGAGGCCTTCCCGCTGCGAGCCTTCCCGGACGCGGTGGGCCTCGGCCCGCACGGCCGGGAGAACCTGCTGCCGTACGGCAACATGGCCTTCAACGCGTTCGGCCCGCGCAATGACCTCGTCGCGGCGGATGCCCACCGGGTGGCCGAGCTGTCGGTGTGGGTGAACGCGCAGTGTGAACGGGAGGCGCTCAGCGAGGACGGCTTCGGCGCGCGGATCTGGGCCGCCGCCGACCGAGGCGAGCTGACGCACGAGCAGGCGCCGTTGGTGGTGCGGTCGCTGCTCACGGCCGGCGTCGACACCACCGTGCACGGCCTGGCGGCCTGCCTGTACGCATGTGCCACTCACCCCGAGGAGTGGCAACGGCTGCGGGAGCAACCGGCGTTGGCGCGGGCCGCGTTCGACGAGGCGGTCCGCTGGCAGTCGCCCGTGCAGACCTTCTTCCGCACCGCCACCACCGACGTGACCATCGCGGGCACCGTCATCCCCGAAGGCACGAAGATCCTCATGTTCCTCGGCGCGGCCAACCGCGACCCCGACCGCTGGACCTCCCCCGACCGCTTCGATCTCACCTGCGATCCCTCGGGCCACGTCGGCTTCGGCATGGGCCTGCACCAGTGCATCGGCCAGCACGTCGCCCGACTGGAGGCCGAGGCGCTGCTGACCGCCCTGGCCCGCCGCGTCGAGCGGATCGAACTCACCGGCACACCGCACCGCCACCCCAACAACACCCTGCGCTCATGGGCGTCCCTGCCTCTACGCGTCCGGCCGACCGCCTGA
- a CDS encoding MBL fold metallo-hydrolase, which translates to MSAELPRLTVLGSATPYPSVDNPCSGYLVSSGDTRIWVDAGSGTLGPLQQHVRLDELDAIWISHLHADHSADLLTAYYAALYADIRLAAPVPLFGPPGIADRLAGFLTNTSTRSPVESAFAVTELYDGHQAAIGSLRLTSRAVAHGIPAFAVRIEAAGTSLVHSGDTAPCPSLTQLAEGCDVLLCEAESAQAPAEGDQVHHTPEDSGDTARAARAGHLIVTHVGRFLTPQQAVARASARFDGPVDYAAPGTTFTIGQATTASARSTS; encoded by the coding sequence ATGAGTGCTGAGCTTCCTCGCCTTACGGTCCTGGGGAGTGCGACGCCGTACCCGAGCGTGGACAACCCGTGCTCGGGCTATCTGGTGTCGAGCGGTGACACCCGGATCTGGGTGGATGCGGGGAGCGGGACGCTCGGCCCGCTGCAGCAGCATGTGCGGCTGGACGAGCTCGACGCGATCTGGATCTCCCACCTGCACGCCGATCACAGCGCGGACCTGCTCACCGCGTACTACGCCGCCCTGTACGCGGACATCCGCCTGGCGGCGCCTGTTCCGCTCTTCGGACCGCCGGGAATCGCCGACCGGCTGGCCGGGTTCCTCACCAACACCTCGACTCGCAGTCCCGTCGAATCCGCCTTCGCCGTCACGGAGTTGTACGACGGGCACCAGGCGGCCATCGGCTCGCTGCGGCTGACCAGCCGGGCGGTGGCGCACGGCATCCCGGCGTTCGCCGTGCGCATCGAGGCGGCCGGCACATCGCTGGTGCACTCCGGGGACACCGCGCCGTGCCCGAGCCTCACGCAGCTGGCCGAGGGATGCGACGTGCTGCTGTGCGAGGCCGAGAGCGCACAGGCGCCGGCCGAGGGTGACCAGGTGCACCACACCCCCGAGGACTCCGGCGACACCGCCCGCGCGGCCCGGGCAGGCCATTTGATCGTCACGCATGTCGGCCGCTTCCTCACCCCCCAGCAGGCGGTGGCCCGCGCCTCGGCACGGTTCGACGGTCCTGTCGACTACGCCGCCCCCGGTACCACCTTCACCATCGGTCAGGCCACGACCGCCTCGGCGCGCTCGACGAGCTGA
- a CDS encoding MarR family winged helix-turn-helix transcriptional regulator, which yields MEYSHNDAELIQQPIGYWSWAAFKAVVTRTRGALAGIGTTQPQWWVLAQVARADTVKTRDEVSRLLRNYLDTGSQAMESEIDATIAQGWITEDSEGRLSITAEGSAFYDKAAVLQDELWAERHAGISDEAYLTTLKVLQRFIHNTGGRAWHH from the coding sequence GTGGAGTACTCGCACAACGACGCCGAACTGATCCAGCAGCCCATCGGCTACTGGAGTTGGGCCGCCTTCAAGGCTGTCGTCACCCGAACCCGGGGCGCCCTCGCCGGGATCGGCACCACCCAGCCGCAGTGGTGGGTCCTCGCACAAGTCGCACGAGCCGACACGGTCAAAACCCGGGACGAGGTGTCCCGCCTCCTCAGGAACTACCTCGACACGGGCTCGCAGGCCATGGAGTCTGAGATCGACGCGACCATCGCCCAGGGCTGGATCACCGAGGATTCCGAGGGACGCCTGAGTATCACGGCCGAGGGCAGTGCGTTCTACGACAAGGCCGCGGTCCTCCAGGACGAGCTGTGGGCGGAACGGCACGCGGGCATCTCCGACGAGGCGTACCTGACCACCCTCAAGGTGCTGCAGCGATTCATCCACAACACGGGCGGGCGTGCCTGGCACCACTAG